The Candida albicans SC5314 chromosome 5, complete sequence genome includes a region encoding these proteins:
- the HIS1 gene encoding ATP phosphoribosyltransferase (ATP phosphoribosyl transferase; enzyme of histidine biosynthesis; acid upregulated/alkaline repressed by Rim101; regulated by Gcn2, Gcn4; strain CA9 is a his1 mutant; flow model biofilm induced; Spider biofilm repressed), which yields MDLVNHLPDRLLFAVPKKGRLYEKCCNLLSGADIQFRRSNRLDIALSTNLPIALIFLPAADIPVFVGEGNCDLGITGLDQIKEAEQFDNIEDLLDLKFGSCKLQIQVPADGEYEKPEQLVGKKIVSSFTKLSTDYFKQLSDKPTNIRYVGGSVEASCALGVADAIVDLVESGETMKAAGLKAIETILETSAHLISSKKSKFPEMVNIIVQRLQGVLAAQEYVLCNYNAPKSIQAKCLTITPGRRAATVSTLDKHSDDEEDWVAISSMVNRKEIGNVMDELKKAGATDILVLEISNCRV from the coding sequence ATGGATTTAGTCAATCATTTACCAGACCGTTTGTTATTTGCTGTTCCTAAAAAGGGCAGATTATACGAAAAATGCTGTAACTTATTGAGTGGTGCCGATATACAGTTTAGAAGATCTAATAGATTAGATATAGCACTTTCTACAAACTTGCCAATTGCATTAATCTTCTTGCCTGCAGCTGATATCCCAGTTTTCGTTGGAGAAGGTAATTGTGACTTGGGTATAACTGGGTTAGACCAAATCAAAGAAGCTGAACAATTCGACAACATCGAGGACTTGttggatttgaaatttggttCATGCAAATTGCAGATCCAAGTTCCAGCAGATGGCGAGTACGAAAAGCCAGAACAGCTTGttggaaagaaaattgTGTCTTCATTTACAAAATTGAGTACCGActatttcaaacaattgtCAGACAAACCTACTAATATCAGATATGTCGGTGGTTCCGTTGAGGCTTCTTGTGCCTTGGGTGTTGCTGATGCTATTGTCGATTTGGTTGAAAGTGGTGAAACTATGAAAGCAGCTGGGTTAAAGGCCATAGAAACCATATTGGAGACTTCGGCTCATTTGATTTCGTCAAAGAAAAGTAAATTCCCAGAAATGGTCAATATAATCGTCCAAAGACTTCAAGGTGTTTTAGCTGCCCAGGAATATGTCTTGTGTAACTACAATGCCCCAAAATCCATCCAAGCAAAATGTTTAACCATTACTCCAGGCAGAAGGGCCGCTACTGTCTCTACTTTGGACAAACACAGCGACGACGAAGAGGACTGGGTTGCCATCTCATCCATGGTTAATAGAAAGGAAATCGGTAATGTAATGGACGAATTGAAGAAAGCTGGTGCAACCGATATATTGGTACTCGAGATATCAAATTGTAGAGTTTAA
- a CDS encoding hydrolase (Ortholog(s) have steryl-beta-glucosidase activity, role in ergosteryl 3-beta-D-glucoside catabolic process and cytosol localization): MQSARYASELIQDRISLYSSASSVSISGVRPLKRRYSPQQSIQPTDTTSTSILECTPLESNMKGDLVDKKTGRKVTLKGINVDSQMKLPATPYMPSYEGDCTDPDNIFFDGDNVSFVGRPFPLQEARMHLQRIKDWGYTTIRYLITWEAMEHAGPGKYDREFVNYTIEVLKIIEEVGGLYVFFEFHQDVWSRYSGGSGAPMWTFYAAGLDPKCFAKTEAAILHNEPRFHDSSDTYHKMLWTSNYKRLASLVMFTLFFAGKIYFPDLILNGENIQDYLQNHFLGAVEFLWKRICRKLPKLIKNGTILGFESMNEPNSGLIGYPDLSRVPDYQQLRVGTTPTAFQAMKLGMGFTCEVDEYHISVTGPRKTGIKIVDPKGARAWISRATAQKIDKHYGFKRCTDWPIGKCIFAHKGIWKWTDGFDFNSLQELTQEQRLEVSSKCQMLDPEHFSKSQSTGRIDAEYFVNNHFVDHYIAFKNVVRKIYPDSFVFMSTPVLEIPPTLKLDDRNIIDKKTVYCPHYYDGLSLMFKCWNVKYNVDTLGIMRNRYLNPVLGIVFGERAIRNCLKKQFMEMRNECNTHLGNIPILMSETGMPFDMDRKRAYRDGMFDSQTAALDAISNALEGANMSHTYWCYNSANNHKWGDNWNNEDFSFWSPDDRLLTFDEDCNENQSISSRRRRRRSFKKDPRTALRRAVVATKMGLSASRGSTRSAASESSFTSEKDSSEGYESDDTSSQCSLITSHSSNIYHRQFKKCYPSPDGVRAVSATIRPYLMATKGSVVAVEFDIKSVKYSLSLSIDKSDLSLETTPSIIFVPKWHYPFLDYGDIYLTSGYVKYNEELQYLEWYHSRDPTLPEDENETTQGISTETIIIKNNSGSLEDSKLVEEKGVFGNEIGCPVT, from the coding sequence ATGCAGTCTGCACGATACGCTAGCGAACTTATTCAAGACCGAATAAGCTTATACCTGAGTGCATCCTCAGTGTCTATATCTGGGGTAAGACCACTCAAGAGAAGGTATTCCCCTCAACAGTCGATTCAACCAACTGACACTACATCTACGTCTATATTAGAATGCACACCCTTGGAATCAAATATGAAAGGTGATCTTGTAGACAAAAAAACAGGAAGAAAAGTCACACTCAAGGGAATAAATGTCGATTCACAAATGAAATTACCTGCCACTCCCTATATGCCGAGCTATGAAGGTGACTGTACCGATCCCGACAATATATTTTTCGATGGAGATAACGTATCGTTTGTGGGGAGGCCATTCCCCTTACAAGAAGCTAGAATGCACCTTCAGAGAATCAAGGACTGGGGGTATACTACGATTAGATACTTGATCACATGGGAAGCAATGGAACATGCGGGTCCAGGGAAATACGACCGTGAGTTTGTCAACTATACCATTGAAGTATTGAAAATCATTGAAGAAGTTGGTGGATTGTATGTgttttttgaatttcatcAAGATGTTTGGTCACGGTATTCTGGAGGCAGTGGAGCACCTATGTGGACCTTTTATGCTGCTGGACTAGACCCAAAATGTTTCGCCAAAACAGAGGCGGCAATCCTACACAATGAACCAAGGTTCCACGATTCTTCCGACACCTACCACAAGATGCTTTGGACTTCCAACTACAAACGCTTGGCTTCACTTGTCATGTTTACCTTATTCTTTGCCGGTAAGATTTATTTCCCCGACTTGATATTAAACGGCGAAAACATACAGGActatttacaaaatcatTTCCTTGGAGCAGTTGAGTTTCTTTGGAAACGTATTTGCCGCAAACTCCcgaaattgataaaaaatgGGACAATCCTTGGATTTGAATCGATGAATGAACCCAACAGTGGACTTATTGGGTACCCTGATTTGAGTCGTGTTCCTGATTACCAGCAATTACGTGTTGGAACAACCCCAACAGCCTTCCAAGCAATGAAATTGGGTATGGGGTTCACCTGTGAAGTAGACGAGTACCACATAAGTGTGACGGGTCCTCGTAAAACGGGTATCAAAATTGTCGATCCAAAGGGAGCCAGAGCATGGATCTCTCGTGCTACTGCGCAAAAAATAGACAAACATTATGGTTTCAAAAGGTGCACGGACTGGCCCATTGGCAAGTGTATTTTTGCCCACAAGGGTATCTGGAAATGGACCGACGGGTTTGATTTTAACTCTTTACAAGAACTCACACAAGAGCAAAGATTGGAGGTGAGCTCTAAATGCCAAATGCTTGATCCAGAACACTTTTCAAAGCTGCAATCTACTGGCCGCATAGACGCTGAGTATTTTGTCAACAATCATTTTGTTGACCATTATATTGCATTCAAAAATGTTGTTAGAAAAATATACCCTGATCTGTTTGTGTTTATGCTGACACCAGTTTTGGAAATACCACCAACTCTCAAACTCGATGAtagaaatattattgataagaAAACCGTCTATTGTCCACATTACTATGACGGCTTATCATTAATGTTCAAGTGCTGGAACGTCAAATACAATGTGGACACTCTTGGAATAATGCGTAATCGCTACTTAAACCCGGTCTTGGGTATCGTTTTTGGAGAAAGAGCAATTAGAAACTGCTTAAAGAAACAGTTTATGGAAATGAGAAACGAGTGCAACACCCATTTGGGGAACATTCCCATCTTGATGTCAGAAACTGGTATGCCATTTGATATGGATAGAAAGCGAGCTTATAGAGACGGAATGTTTGACTCCCAAACAGCTGCGTTGGACGCCATTAGCAATGCTCTTGAAGGCGCAAATATGTCACACACTTATTGGTGCTACAACAGTGCCAACAATCACAAATGGGGAGACAATTGGAATAATGAAGACTTTTCATTTTGGTCACCAGATGATCGTTTACTAACGTTTGACGAGGACTGTAATGAAAACCAAAGTATTAGCTCACGAAGACGCAGGCGAAGATCATTTAAAAAGGATCCACGAACTGCACTTCGGCGTGCCGTGGTAGCTACGAAAATGGGGTTGAGTGCATCAAGAGGCAGTACACGATCAGCAGCATCGGAGTCATCTTTTACTTCTGAAAAGGATTCTTCTGAAGGCTACGAGTCCGACGATACATCGTCTCAGTGTTCATTGATCACTTCACACAGTCTGAATATTTACCACCgccaattcaaaaaatgCTACCCTTCACCAGACGGTGTTAGAGCTGTATCAGCTACTATAAGGCCATACCTCATGGCTACCAAGGGAAGTGTAGTTGCAGTTGAGTTTGATATCAAATCAGTCAAATATTCTTTGCTGTTGTCAATCGACAAGTCAGATTTGTCGCTTGAAACAACACCAAGCATTATTTTCGTACCCAAATGGCATTACCCGTTTTTAGACTATGGCGACATTTACTTGACTTCCGGGTACGTCAAATACAACGAGGAACTCCAGTATCTTGAATGGTACCACTCTAGAGATCCGACACTTCCCGAAGACGAAAACGAAACCACCCAAGGCATTTCTACAGAaacaatcatcatcaaaaacaatagcGGATCCTTAGAGGATTCCAAACTAGTAGAAGAGAAAGGTGTGTTTGGAAACGAGATAGGATGTCCCGTTACATag
- the RER2 gene encoding ditrans,polycis-polyprenyl diphosphate synthase (Putative cis-prenyltransferase involved in dolichol synthesis; participates in endoplasmic reticulum (ER) protein sorting; flow model biofilm induced): MSDWVSTFPGYKQVLLTCKKMLGRIIMTGPVPQHVGIIMDGNRRYAKTHKIEIKEGHSLGFDTMASILELLYESGVKCATVYAFSIENFKRSQYEVKWLMELAKSKFTQINQHGLLCEEYGVKIRILGNTKLLPRDVLEILEKTEEITKNNTRAVLNVCFPYTSRDEITHSIKSVVDEATKGGIDITEEAIDRHLYTKDVPPLDLLVRTSGTFRLSDFLLWQTVSPECAVVFVDKLWPAFKPWDMLKILLNWGFNKYMYGNPNGYGVSSNLVVKTPVDGELINTPKSTTGLDRYSEDEETEVSSNNLGTEEDTVTSEEEDSEGIVKKQ, translated from the coding sequence ATGTCTGATTGGGTGTCTACGTTTCCAGGTTATAAACAGGTGTTATTAACTTGCAAGAAAATGCTTGGTAGGATTATAATGACTGGTCCAGTGCCTCAGCATGTGGGTATAATCATGGACGGAAACAGAAGATACGCTAAAACACACAAAATAGAAATCAAGGAAGGTCACAGCTTGGGGTTTGATACCATGGCAAGCATACTAGAATTATTATATGAACTGGGTGTCAAATGTGCCACTGTATACGCATTTTCAATCGAAAACTTCAAGAGACTGCAGTACGAAGTCAAATGGTTAATGGAGTTAGCCAAATCAAAGTTTACACAAATAAACCAGCATGGATTGTTGTGTGAGGAGTATGGAGTTAAAATCAGAATATTAGGAAATACTAAACTTTTACCAAGAGATGTATTGGAAATTCTCGAAAAGACAGAGGAAATAACGAAAAACAATACTCGTGCCGTGTTGAATGTTTGCTTCCCATATACATCAAGAGACGAAATAACCCATCTGATCAAGTCAGTGGTTGATGAAGCGACCAAAGGTGGTATTGACATAACAGAAGAGGCTATTGACAGGCACCTTTATACGAAAGATGTACCACCCTTGGATTTATTAGTAAGAACATCAGGGACATTTAGGCTTTCTGACTTTCTTTTATGGCAAACAGTGTCGCCAGAATGTGCCGTTGTGTTTGTCGATAAATTATGGCCGGCATTCAAGCCATGGGATATGCTCAAAATATTGCTTAACTGGGGGTTTAACAAATACATGTATGGTAATCCAAATGGGTATGGGGTTAGTAGTAATTTGGTAGTGAAAACCCCGGTAGACGGagaattaataaatacCCCAAAATCCACCACAGGACTCGACAGGTACCTGGAGGATGAGGAGACAGAAGTTAGTAGTAACAATTTGGGGACAGAAGAGGATACAGTGACATCAGAGGAAGAAGACAGCGAAGGTATAGTCAAAAAGCAATAG
- a CDS encoding uncharacterized protein (Ortholog(s) have unfolded protein binding activity, role in ribosomal large subunit assembly and cytosol, cytosolic ribosome, nucleus, preribosome, large subunit precursor localization) yields the protein MSHQQEDVVDDTQEEYINVNEVAEEVADDDQAPPDEEDEEMELDDEHETLEIDMSNNSWTYFDKHTDSIFTIFSHPKLPMVLTGGGDNTAYLWTTHTQPPRFVGEITGHKESVISGGFTADGKFVVTADMNGLIQVFKATKGGEQWVKFGELDEVEEVLFVTVHPTLPFFAFGATDGSIWVYQIDESSKSLVQIMSGFSHTLECNGAVFIQGKDENDLTLVSISEDGTVVNWNCFTGQVNYKLQPHDDFKGVESPWVTVKVHGNLVAIGGRDGQLSIVNNDTGKIVHTLKTLDNVDDIAELSIEALSWCESKNINLLAVGLVSGDVLLFDTQQWRLRKNLKVDDAITKLQFVGETPILVGSSMDGKIYKWDARTGEELFAGVGHNMGVLDFAILDGGKKLVTAGDEGVSLVFVHE from the coding sequence atgtCACACCAACAAGAAGACGTCGTAGACGATACTCAAGAAGAATATATCAATGTTAATGAAGTGGCTGAGGAAGTTGCAGATGATGATCAAGCGCCACccgatgaagaagatgaggAGATGGAATTAGATGATGAGCATGAGACTTTAGAAATTGACATGTCCAACAATTCATGGActtattttgataaacaTACCGATAGTATATTTACTATTTTTTCACATCCTAAATTGCCAATGGTATTGACTGGGGGTGGTGACAACACGGCATACTTATGGACCACACACACCCAACCACCAAGATTTGTTGGCGAAATCACTGGACATAAAGAGTCTGTTATATCTGGAGGGTTTACTGCAGACGGCAAGTTTGTTGTTACTGCAGACATGAATGGATTAattcaagttttcaaaGCCACAAAAGGAGGTGAACAGTGGGTGAAATTTGGTGAATTGGACGAAGTTGAAGAAGTGTTGTTTGTTACTGTGCATCCAACATTACCATTCTTTGCCTTTGGTGCTACCGATGGATCTATATGGGTCTACCAAATAGACGAATCCAGTAAACTGCTAGTGCAAATTATGTCTGGGTTCTCACACACATTAGAATGTAATGGTGCTGTATTTATACAAGGaaaagatgaaaatgatttgaCATTGGTCTCTATAAGTGAAGATGGTACTGTGGTGAACTGGAACTGTTTTACAGGACAAGTGAATTATAAATTGCAACCTCATGATGACTTTAAAGGAGTTGAGAGTCCGTGGGTCACGGTCAAAGTACATGGTAATCTTGTGGCCATTGGTGGCAGAGATGGCCAGCTATCAATTGTGAACAATGACACTGGTAAAATCGTTCATACTCTTAAAACATTGGATAATGTCGACGACATTGCAGAACTCTCAATTGAGGCATTGAGTTGGTGTGAAAGCAAAAATATTAACCTCTTGGCAGTGGGTTTGGTTTCTGGTGAcgttttattatttgatacTCAGCAATGGAGATTGAGAAAGAACTTGAAAGTTGACGATGCCATCACCAAATTACAATTTGTTGGCGAAACCCCCATTTTGGTGGGAAGTAGTATGGATGGtaaaatttacaaatgGGACGCTAGAACTGGTGAAGAGTTGTTTGCTGGTGTGGGACACAACATGGGAGTATTGGACTTTGCTATTTTAGATGGAGGTAAAAAGTTGGTTACTGCTGGTGATGAAGGTGTTTCATTGGTCTTTGTACATGAATAG
- the PRP22 gene encoding DEAH-box ATP-dependent RNA helicase (Putative RNA-dependent ATPase; induced upon adherence to polystyrene; induced by Mnl1p under weak acid stress), which yields MAQPTTQLLSIVQKHLDLPQDDENVVLIAKFLVNLHGNSTLEEFKKVVKENGGDEFEDEFIKEVYNEISPPPPQVGKIYSGVVQSVTNYGAFIKIEGTSGLCHISQMSFDGSRVESTNVLAPNQKVFVKVIDIQTHANRISLSMRGINQNTGHEEPIPQRGRHQERQPRPKRKLTSPERWEIRQLISSGAVSADDYPELDQEEDTQTESEKTDNLHIELNDKKPDFLKGVKVTKDFPDTTPIPVNQSGPLTKSAQRGSKFARDFKEEKFKQKKQREKEEKIQSELSDPLFQTSEPVKNSDLDPDTESFISKWKKSNKTETFGKRTSLPIQEQRRMLPVYAMRSQLLEAIRDNQFVVIVGETGSGKTTQIVQYIYEEGMNKVGGQTKLIGCTQPRRVAAESVAKRVSEEVGCKLGDTVGYTIRFEDVTSENTVIKYMTDGMLEREALNDPNMNRYSVIMLDEAHERTIATDVLFALLKNAAKQNPNLKVIVTSATLDSNKFSRYFNNCPIITIPGRTFPVEVLYTKAPEMDYLAAALESVIQIHVSEPAGDILVFLTGQEEIETSCEALHERMKLLGENIPELIILPVYSALPSEMQTRIFEPTPPGSRKVILATNIAETSITIDGIYYVVDPGFVKINMYDSKLGMDSLRVTPISKAQANQRSGRAGRTGPGKCYRLYTEQAYEKEMIPNTIPEIQRQNLSHTILMLKAMGIHDLVNFEFMDPPSTTTMLTALEDLYILDALDDDGNLTTLGRKMADLPMEPALAKTLIQSVEYECTEEILSIVAMLSVQTIFYRPKDKQALADQRKSRFHHSLGDHLTLLNVFQSWCRNNYSKTWCRDNFIQERSMRRAMEVRKQLKSIMQRFGYKTMSCGNDVDRVRRTFCSGYFKNSAKRQEGEGYKTLNENTLVYLHPSSSLYGKKPQYVIYHTLLLTSKEYMHCVSIIDPNWLYELAPKYFRPADAKTVQEIKKKQKIVPLFSRQKKDNWRLSSHRPAKRR from the coding sequence ATGGCACAACCTACTACCCAACTCCTATCCATAGTCCAGAAACATTTGGATCTTCCtcaagatgatgaaaatgtgGTGCTAATTGCAAAGTTCTTAGTGAACTTGCATGGAAACTCGACACTTGAGGAGTTTAAAAAAGTTGTCAAAGAAAATGGAGGTGACGAATTTGAAGATGAGTTTATAAAAGAAGTTTACAACGAAATATcaccgccaccaccacagGTGGGCAAAATATATTCTGGTGTAGTACAAAGCGTGACCAACTACGGGGCCTTTATCAAGATAGAAGGTACATCGGGTCTATGCCACATCTCACAAATGTCATTTGATGGATCAAGAGTTGAGTCTACCAACGTCCTAGCACCAAACCAAAAGGTATTTGTAAAGGTCATCGACATTCAAACGCATGCCAATAGAATATCTTTATCAATGCGAGGAATAAACCAGAATACTGGACACGAAGAGCCCATCCCACAACGGGGAAGACACCAAGAACGACAGCCCAGACCAAAACGAAAGTTGACTTCTCCAGAACGTTGGGAAATACGCCAGCTCATCAGTTCCGGCGCAGTATCTGCAGACGACTACCCAGAGTTGGATCAGGAAGAAGACACACAAACAGAATCAGAAAAGACAGATAATTTACACATCGAATTGAACGATAAGAAACCTGATTTCTTAAAAGGTGTCAAAGTCACCAAGGACTTTCCCGATACCACCCCCATTCCCGTCAACCAGCTGGGACCACTAACCAAATCAGCCCAGCGAGGATCCAAGTTTGCCAGAGACTTTAAGGAAGAAAAGTTTAAACAGAAAAAGCAAAgggaaaaagaagaaaaaatacaGTCGGAATTGTCAGATCCATTATTTCAAACATCAGAACCGGTAAAGAACTCCGACCTCGATCCAGATACTGAATCATTCATCTCAAAATGgaagaaatcaaacaagACCGAAACGTTTGGGAAACGGACAAGTCTTCCAATACAGGAACAGCGACGCATGTTGCCTGTGTATGCCATGCGATCACAATTACTTGAGGCTATACGCGATAACCAGTTTGTAGTTATTGTCGGAGAAACTGGTTCAGGGAAAACCACccaaattgttcaatacATCTACGAAGAGGGAATGAACAAGGTCGGTGGACAGACCAAATTGATAGGGTGTACCCAACCAAGAAGAGTTGCTGCAGAGTCGGTGGCGAAAAGGGTGTCAGAAGAAGTTGGCTGCAAGCTTGGAGATACTGTTGGTTACACCATTAGGTTTGAAGATGTAACCAGTGAAAACACCGTAATCAAATACATGACCGATGGTATGTTGGAACGTGAGGCATTGAATGACCCAAATATGAACCGGTACTCAGTAATCATGCTAGATGAAGCCCACGAAAGAACCATTGCCACTGATGTTTTATTTGCGTTGTTAAAAAATGCCGCCAAACAAAACCCCAACTTAAAAGTAATTGTCACTTCTGCAACCTTGGattcaaacaaattttcCCGATACTTTAACAACTGTCCAATTATAACCATTCCAGGAAGGACGTTCCCGGTAGAGGTATTGTACACCAAGGCACCAGAAATGGATTACCTTGCTGCAGCACTAGAGTCAGTCATACAAATCCACGTTTCAGAACCTGCGGGCGATATCCTAGTATTCCTAACTGGTCAAGAGGAAATCGAAACAAGCTGTGAGGCACTACATGAGAGAATGAAATTGTTAGGCGAAAATATTCCTGAGCTAATTATCCTTCCTGTATACTCAGCACTCCCTTCCGAAATGCAAACACGTATTTTTGAGCCAACTCCACCTGGTTCAAGAAAAGTGATATTGGCAACAAACATCGCTGAGACGTCGATCACTATTGACGGAATATACTATGTCGTTGACCCGGGGTTTGTTAAAATTAACATGTACGACTCCAAATTGGGTATGGATTCATTGAGGGTAACACCAATCAGCAAGGCCCAGGCAAACCAGCGTAGTGGTAGAGCAGGGAGAACTGGTCCGGGGAAATGTTATAGATTATACACCGAACAAGCATACGAAAAGGAAATGATACCAAACACTATCCCAGAAATACAGCGACAAAATTTGTCGCACACCATTTTAATGTTGAAGGCAATGGGCATTCACGATCTCGTAAACTTTGAATTCATGGACCCACCatctaccaccaccatgCTTACTGCGCTAGAGGATTTGTATATTCTTGATGCATTAGACGACGATGGGAACTTGACAACTTTGGGAAGAAAAATGGCAGATTTACCGATGGAGCCGGCACTAGCCAAAACATTGATCCAATCCGTTGAATACGAGTGCACGGAAGAGATCTTGAGTATTGTTGCCATGTTGTCGGTGCaaacaatattttataGACCTAAAGATAAACAGGCATTGGCTGACCAACGGAAAAGTCGGTTCCACCACTCTTTGGGAGATCACTTGACGTTGCTAAATGTATTTCAGCTGTGGTGCCGCAACAACTACAGCAAAACATGGTGTCGGGACAATTTCATACAGGAAAGAAGTATGCGTCGAGCTATGGAGGTAAGAAAACAGTTAAAGCTGATTATGCAGCGGTTTGGATACAAGACCATGTCGTGTGGTAATGACGTGGACCGGGTAAGGCGGACCTTCTGCTCAGGGTACTTTAAAAATTCGGCCAAACGGCAAGAAGGCGAAGGGTACAAAAcattaaatgaaaacacATTGGTATATTTGCACCCGTCTTCATCTCTCTACGGCAAGAAACCACAGTATGTTATCTACCATACATTATTGCTTACATCAAAAGAGTATATGCATTGTGTATCGATCATAGACCCCAACTGGCTTTACGAACTTGCACCCAAATACTTTAGACCCGCGGATGCTAAAACCGTgcaagaaatcaaaaagaaacaaaaaatagtGCCGTTATTTTCTCgacaaaagaaagataatTGGCGACTCAGTTCCCATCGCCCAGCTAAAAGAAGATAG
- a CDS encoding DNA primase subunit (Ortholog(s) have DNA primase activity, single-stranded DNA binding activity, role in DNA replication, synthesis of RNA primer and alpha DNA polymerase:primase complex, nuclear chromatin localization): MKFYYQRLLPFRYIFQWLSHSPKPTKDFTMREFAYEYRSKIYQRYNSFGTLEEFKKSVVTANPTRFEIGAVYKINPKERKNLPKQAFKPESKELVFDIDLTDYDDIRTCCQGTDICCKCWKFIQVGSKIIEAALREDFGFEHLVWVFSGRRGAHCWVSDKRARELDETSRKAIIDYLDVLSSKNQNGSLNIKKPFHPHVERSFEIVKKEFLNVILQEQDPWNTTSEETKAWKQVDELLAFIPNKALQIELKNKWKGQTFGSTSKEKWDDISTVASNVLKSNSQVAQLTEAKKDIIIYYMYPRLDVQVSRQVIHLLKSPFCIHPGTGNVCVPFDPLKNISGNPADDDYGFNPKSAPNLRKIQNELEEWEQNRSDENDSQEKVIADYEKTSLKPYIDYFAKFVNNLLKEELKGTEKRSREEDPLSF, encoded by the coding sequence ATGAAATTTTACTACCAGCGTCTCTTACCGTTCCGTTATATTTTCCAATGGCTAAGTCACTCGCCTAAACCAACCAAGGATTTCACCATGAGAGAATTTGCGTATGAGTACAGATCTAAGATATACCAACGTTATAACTCATTTGGAACGTTAGAAGAGTTCAAGAAATCTGTGGTTACCGCCAACCCCACACGTTTTGAAATTGGGGCAGTCTACAAAATCAACCCCAAGGAACGTAAAAACTTACCAAAACAAGCATTTAAGCCTGAAAGTAAGGAGCTCgtttttgatattgatttaactGATTATGACGATATTAGAACTTGTTGTCAGGGTACTGATATATGCTGCAAGTGCTGGAAGTTTATTCAAGTGGGATCGAAAATCATCGAAGCGGCCTTGAGAGAAGATTTTGGGTTTGAGCATTTGGTATGGGTATTTTCAGGGAGAAGAGGTGCGCATTGTTGGGTAAGTGATAAACGAGCCAGGGAATTGGATGAGACTAGTCGAAAAGCGATAATCGATTATTTGGATGTATTGAGTTCCAAAAACCAGAATGGTAGtttaaatattaaaaaaccATTCCATCCACATGTTGAACGgtcatttgaaattgtgaAAAAAGAGTTTTTGAATGTGATTCTACAAGAACAAGATCCATGGAATACCACATCGGAAGAGACCAAGGCCTGGAAACaagttgatgaattgtTGGCATTTATACCAAACAAGGCATTGCAAATAGAGTTGAAAAACAAGTGGAAAGGTCAGACCTTTGGGTCTacatcaaaagaaaaatgggATGATATCAGTACAGTGGCATCAAACGTGCTCAAATCGAATTCTCAAGTAGCACAATTAACGGAAGCCAAAAAGgatataattatttattatatgtACCCGAGATTGGATGTCCAAGTTTCTCGACAAGTGATCCATTTGTTGAAATCCCCATTTTGTATTCACCCGGGTACAGGTAATGTTTGTGTTCCGTTTGATCcgttgaaaaatatatcaGGGAATCCTGCTGATGACGATTATGGGTTCAATCCGAAATCAGCACCCAATTTACGCAAAATACAGAATGAATTGGAAGAATGGGAACAAAATAGGTCGGATGAGAATGACAGCCAAGAAAAAGTTATTGCCGATTACGAGAAAACGAGCTTGAAGCCATATATTGATTACTTTGCCAAGTTTGTGAATAATTTGCTTAAAGAGGAGTTGAAAGGTACTGAAAAACGATCGAGAGAAGAAGATCCATTGAGTTTTTAG